In the Hordeum vulgare subsp. vulgare chromosome 7H, MorexV3_pseudomolecules_assembly, whole genome shotgun sequence genome, one interval contains:
- the LOC123412662 gene encoding kinesin-like protein KIN-10B isoform X5: protein MEEEAAVDLISMEEEAVTSGGDGGVRVVARICPAPTAPAAGFQVAASRGRRPRASGPGAGAVLSFTPAAAAPTPSSSSQGRAAGGQRKEEHRLDWCYLHDDTNHQVFLHELHPILHHQLHQNQNTNAGSSNACVVACGAAAAKDHLFKGSQEQPGLVTIAMEEILGFAASIGGSVRVSFYQVVQDTHVLDLLEPKEQEVLVLEDAQGKTHLKGLSKVHVRSIDDFVRLGYFDDNQDKQQQQLAKPFSTQQQPAKSSSTQLPTRGHQGLIIHVSTSDQDGKERAVAKINFLSLTDYVDPKHKIGSGGAALSSGNKSMYTLMNVVQALNSNQSFVPYRQSKVTRILQDSLCKTSGAVVIACLEEVSCQDAVSTLSLAARSSQVATQVANEQCRRSAIITSFKRADANLSAVAKSSSRPILSSMNLPNPVVEKQDRPQWNMSAVKASRTPVPNKRSRPIMHSAKKSENSLATPIKITQKDATPTMSGRSQPIMHSAKKPESTVSPPTKMKQKDGKPAMSGRSQVIMRSAKKTDSSLSTSTKWKQKDAKPTMSGSALLCPSTNSAKEDIAPATVTKVEEVLSSQGVEIDAPSADEGFDKTSDALDTVPSEVQKVVSSGMAIDAPSTDEGFDKTSDALDTASSEIHKVVSSGMEEEDYSSSALDAASSCTIDLGEICSPNIPDALVEKTLVKTIMNTPKISDKLREISNSLKLLNARPLSVMPQKIAMEKTQEQGMEKTQKVAMEPAQEVGMKTAQEVDMETTQEVSKERTQEVGMETTQEVGMETTQEVAVETTQAVGVETTQEVVIETTQEVAVETTQEVAVETTEEVSINTREEVAIKTTQEVAVETTKEVVMENVQGVTNIDAAAEPKTPALHLKLEQAADTKAPGIHLKFEQAADHPASSFKTPSTGIKRSIVQECMNFLNSANKEQLKSLKGIGEKRANYIIKLREHSPELFKGIDDLRDVIGMNKREINNMMSGIITDSP, encoded by the exons atggaggaggaggcggcggtagaTCTGATTtcgatggaggaggaggcggtcacatcgggaggcgacggcggcgtcAGGGTCGTCGCCAGGATCTGCCCCGCTCCTACCGCTCCTGCCGCCGGGTTCCAGGTCGCGGCCTCGCGTGGCCGTCGCCCCCGCGCATCCGGGCCCGGCGCCGGCGCCGTCCTCTCCTTCACCCCCGCCGCCGCAGCTCCGACCCCCTCATCTTCGTCGCAAGG GAGGGCCGCCGGCGGGCAGCGCAAGGAGGAGCACAGGCTCGACTGGTGCTACCTGCACGACGACACCAACCACCAAGTCTTCCTCCACGAGCTCCACCCCATCCTCCACCACCAACTGCACCAAAACCAAAACACCAACGCCGGCAGCAGCAACGCGTGCGTCGTGGCctgcggcgccgccgccgccaaggaCCACCTCTTCAAG GGGTCGCAGGAGCAGCCGGGCCTGGTCACCATCGCCATGGAGGAGATCCTCGGGTTCGCCGCGTCCATCGGCGGCTCCGTCAGGGTCTCCTTCTACCAGGTGGTGCAGGACACCCACGTCTTGGACCTGCTGGAGCCCAAGGAGCAGGAGGTCTTGGTGCTGGAGGATGCCCAGGGCAAGACACACCTCAAGGGCCTCTCCAAG GTTCATGTCAGGTCCATCGACGATTTCGTGCGCTTGGGTTACTTTGATGACAACCAGgacaagcagcagcagcagctcgctAAACCCTTCTCTACCCAGCAGCAACCCGCTAAATCTTCTTCCACCCAGCTACCCACCAGGGGGCACCAAGGGCTCATCATTCACGTATCCACCTCTGACCAGGACGGCAAAGAGCGTGCCGTGGCCAAGATCAACTTTCTCAGCCTCACAG ACTATGTGGACCCCAAGCACAAGATCGGCAGTGGAGGGGCCGCTCTATCCAGCGGCAACAAGTCCATGTACACCTTGATGAATGTCGTGCAAGCGCTGAATAGCAACCAGAGCTTTGTGCCATATAGGCAGAGCAAAGTTACTCGTATCCTGCAAGACTCTTTGTGCAAGACGAGCGGCGCTGTGGTGATCGCGTGCTTG GAAGAAGTTTCCTGCCAAGACGCAGTTTCTACTCTCAGCTTGGCTGCTCGCTCCAGTCAAGTGGCCACTCAAGTGGCTAATGAACAATGCCGCAGATCTGCGATTATTACAAGTTTCAAAAGGGCAGATGCTAACTTATCTGCAGTTGCTAAAAGCTCCTCAAGGCCAATTCTTTCTTCAATGAACCTGCCAAATCCTGTGGTAGAGAAGCAGGATCGGCCCCAATGGAATATGAGCGCCGTAAAAGCATCTCGAACTCCCGTTCCCAACAAGCG gtCTCGACCAATCATGCATTcagcaaaaaaatctgaaaactcgcTCGCCACTCCTATCAAAATTACCCAAAAGGATGCTACGCCCACAATGAGTGGAAG GTCTCAACCAATCATGCATTCAGCCAAAAAACCTGAAAGCACAGTCTCTCCTCCAACCAAAATGAAACAAAAGGATGGTAAACCCGCAATGAGTGGAAG GTCTCAAGTAATCATGCGCTCAGCAAAGAAAACTGACAGCTCGCTATCTACTTCTACCAAATGGAAGcaaaaggatgctaaacctacaaTGAGTGGAAG TGCCTTGTTATGCCCAAGCACCAATTCAGCAAAG GAAGACATTGCACCAGCAACAGTAACAAAAGTTGAG GAGGTACTATCGTCACAAGGCGTGGAAATTGATGCTCCATCAGCAGATGAG GGATTTGATAAAACAAGCGATGCTTTAGATACTGTGCCATCTGAAGTACAGAAGGTGGTCTCAAGTGGAATGGCAATCGATGCCCCATCTACAGATGAG GGATTTGATAAAACAAGCGATGCTCTGGATACTGCATCATCTGAAATACACAAGGTGGTCTCAAGTGGTATGGAGGAAGAG GACTATTCGTCGTCAGCTCTGGATGCAGCTAGTTCGTGTACTATTGACTTGGGCGAAATCTGCTCTCCAAACATTCCTG ATGCCCTTGTCGAGAAGACTCTAGTCAAAACAATTATGAACACTCCAAAGATTAGCGACAAGCTGAGAGAGATATCAAACTCACTGAAGCTTCTTAATGCTCGTCCATTGAGCGTAATGCCACAgaaaatagccatggaaaagacaCAAGAACAGGGCATGGAGAAGACACAGAAAGTGGCCAtggaaccagcacaagaagtgggCATGAAAACGGCACAAGAAGTGGACATGGAGACGACACAAGAAGTGagtaaggaaaggacacaagaaGTGGGCATGGAGACTACACAAGAAGTGGGCATGGAGACGACACAAGAAGTGGCTGTTGAAACAACACAAGCAGTGGGTGTAGAAACAACACAAGAAGTTGTCATTGAAACGACACAAGAAGTGGCTGTTGAAACGACACAAGAAGTGGCTGTTGAAACAACAGAAGAAGTTTCCATTAACACGAGAGAAGAAGTTGCCATTAAAACGACACAAGAAGTGGCTGTTGAAACAACAAAAGAAGTGGTCATGGAAAATGTCCAGGGTGTGACCAACATAGATGCTGCAGCTGAACCAAAGACGCCTGCTTTGCACCTCAAGCTTGAGCAAGCAGCAGATACAAAGGCTCCTGGGATACACCTCAAGTTTGAGCAAGCAGCAGATCATCCAGCCAGTTCATTCAAGACTCCAAGCACCGGGATAAAG AGATCCATAGTTCAGGAGTGCATGAATTTTCTCAACAGCGCTAACAA GGAGCAATTAAAGAGCTTGAAG GGCATCGGAGAGAAAAGAGCCAATTACATAATTAAGCTTCGCGAGCATTCGCCGGAGCTGTTCAAAGGG ATAGACGATCTCAGGGATGTGATTGGGATGAACAAAAGGGAG ATAAATAATATGATGTCGGGGATCATCACCGACAGCCCCTAA
- the LOC123412662 gene encoding kinesin-like protein KIN-10B isoform X4: protein MEEEAAVDLISMEEEAVTSGGDGGVRVVARICPAPTAPAAGFQVAASRGRRPRASGPGAGAVLSFTPAAAAPTPSSSSQGRAAGGQRKEEHRLDWCYLHDDTNHQVFLHELHPILHHQLHQNQNTNAGSSNACVVACGAAAAKDHLFKGSQEQPGLVTIAMEEILGFAASIGGSVRVSFYQVVQDTHVLDLLEPKEQEVLVLEDAQGKTHLKGLSKVHVRSIDDFVRLGYFDDNQDKQQQQLAKPFSTQQQPAKSSSTQLPTRGHQGLIIHVSTSDQDGKERAVAKINFLSLTDYVDPKHKIGSGGAALSSGNKSMYTLMNVVQALNSNQSFVPYRQSKVTRILQDSLCKTSGAVVIACLEEVSCQDAVSTLSLAARSSQVATQVANEQCRRSAIITSFKRADANLSAVAKSSSRPILSSMNLPNPVVEKQDRPQWNMSAVKASRTPVPNKRSQPIMHSAKKSENSLATPIKITQKDATPTMSGRSQPIMHSAKKSDNSLATPIKITQKDATPTMSGRSQPIMHSAKKSENSLTTPIKITQKDATPTMSGRSQPIMHSAKKPESTVSPPTKMKQKDGKPAMSGRSQVIMRSAKKTDSSLSTSTKWKQKDAKPTMSGSALLCPSTNSAKEDIAPATVTKVEEVLSSQGVEIDAPSADEGFDKTSDALDTVPSEVQKVVSSGMAIDAPSTDEGFDKTSDALDTASSEIHKVVSSGMEEEDYSSSALDAASSCTIDLGEICSPNIPDALVEKTLVKTIMNTPKISDKLREISNSLKLLNARPLSVMPQKIAMEKTQEQGMEKTQKVAMEPAQEVGMKTAQEVDMETTQEVSKERTQEVGMETTQEVGMETTQEVAVETTQAVGVETTQEVVIETTQEVAVETTQEVAVETTEEVSINTREEVAIKTTQEVAVETTKEVVMENVQGVTNIDAAAEPKTPALHLKLEQAADTKAPGIHLKFEQAADHPASSFKTPSTGIKRSIVQECMNFLNSANKEQLKSLKGIGEKRANYIIKLREHSPELFKGIDDLRDVIGMNKREINNMMSGIITDSP from the exons atggaggaggaggcggcggtagaTCTGATTtcgatggaggaggaggcggtcacatcgggaggcgacggcggcgtcAGGGTCGTCGCCAGGATCTGCCCCGCTCCTACCGCTCCTGCCGCCGGGTTCCAGGTCGCGGCCTCGCGTGGCCGTCGCCCCCGCGCATCCGGGCCCGGCGCCGGCGCCGTCCTCTCCTTCACCCCCGCCGCCGCAGCTCCGACCCCCTCATCTTCGTCGCAAGG GAGGGCCGCCGGCGGGCAGCGCAAGGAGGAGCACAGGCTCGACTGGTGCTACCTGCACGACGACACCAACCACCAAGTCTTCCTCCACGAGCTCCACCCCATCCTCCACCACCAACTGCACCAAAACCAAAACACCAACGCCGGCAGCAGCAACGCGTGCGTCGTGGCctgcggcgccgccgccgccaaggaCCACCTCTTCAAG GGGTCGCAGGAGCAGCCGGGCCTGGTCACCATCGCCATGGAGGAGATCCTCGGGTTCGCCGCGTCCATCGGCGGCTCCGTCAGGGTCTCCTTCTACCAGGTGGTGCAGGACACCCACGTCTTGGACCTGCTGGAGCCCAAGGAGCAGGAGGTCTTGGTGCTGGAGGATGCCCAGGGCAAGACACACCTCAAGGGCCTCTCCAAG GTTCATGTCAGGTCCATCGACGATTTCGTGCGCTTGGGTTACTTTGATGACAACCAGgacaagcagcagcagcagctcgctAAACCCTTCTCTACCCAGCAGCAACCCGCTAAATCTTCTTCCACCCAGCTACCCACCAGGGGGCACCAAGGGCTCATCATTCACGTATCCACCTCTGACCAGGACGGCAAAGAGCGTGCCGTGGCCAAGATCAACTTTCTCAGCCTCACAG ACTATGTGGACCCCAAGCACAAGATCGGCAGTGGAGGGGCCGCTCTATCCAGCGGCAACAAGTCCATGTACACCTTGATGAATGTCGTGCAAGCGCTGAATAGCAACCAGAGCTTTGTGCCATATAGGCAGAGCAAAGTTACTCGTATCCTGCAAGACTCTTTGTGCAAGACGAGCGGCGCTGTGGTGATCGCGTGCTTG GAAGAAGTTTCCTGCCAAGACGCAGTTTCTACTCTCAGCTTGGCTGCTCGCTCCAGTCAAGTGGCCACTCAAGTGGCTAATGAACAATGCCGCAGATCTGCGATTATTACAAGTTTCAAAAGGGCAGATGCTAACTTATCTGCAGTTGCTAAAAGCTCCTCAAGGCCAATTCTTTCTTCAATGAACCTGCCAAATCCTGTGGTAGAGAAGCAGGATCGGCCCCAATGGAATATGAGCGCCGTAAAAGCATCTCGAACTCCCGTTCCCAACAAGCG GTCTCAACCAATCATGCATTcagcaaaaaaatctgaaaactcgcTCGCCACTCCTATCAAGATTACCCAAAAGGATGCTACGCCCACAATGAGTGGAAG GTCTCAACCAATCATGCATTCAGCAAAAAAATCTGACAACTCGCTCGCCACTCCTATCAAGATTACCCAAAAGGATGCTACGCCCACAATGAGTGGAAG GTCTCAACCAATCATGCATTcagcaaaaaaatctgaaaactcgcTCACCACTCCTATCAAGATTACCCAAAAGGATGCTACGCCCACAATGAGTGGAAG GTCTCAACCAATCATGCATTCAGCCAAAAAACCTGAAAGCACAGTCTCTCCTCCAACCAAAATGAAACAAAAGGATGGTAAACCCGCAATGAGTGGAAG GTCTCAAGTAATCATGCGCTCAGCAAAGAAAACTGACAGCTCGCTATCTACTTCTACCAAATGGAAGcaaaaggatgctaaacctacaaTGAGTGGAAG TGCCTTGTTATGCCCAAGCACCAATTCAGCAAAG GAAGACATTGCACCAGCAACAGTAACAAAAGTTGAG GAGGTACTATCGTCACAAGGCGTGGAAATTGATGCTCCATCAGCAGATGAG GGATTTGATAAAACAAGCGATGCTTTAGATACTGTGCCATCTGAAGTACAGAAGGTGGTCTCAAGTGGAATGGCAATCGATGCCCCATCTACAGATGAG GGATTTGATAAAACAAGCGATGCTCTGGATACTGCATCATCTGAAATACACAAGGTGGTCTCAAGTGGTATGGAGGAAGAG GACTATTCGTCGTCAGCTCTGGATGCAGCTAGTTCGTGTACTATTGACTTGGGCGAAATCTGCTCTCCAAACATTCCTG ATGCCCTTGTCGAGAAGACTCTAGTCAAAACAATTATGAACACTCCAAAGATTAGCGACAAGCTGAGAGAGATATCAAACTCACTGAAGCTTCTTAATGCTCGTCCATTGAGCGTAATGCCACAgaaaatagccatggaaaagacaCAAGAACAGGGCATGGAGAAGACACAGAAAGTGGCCAtggaaccagcacaagaagtgggCATGAAAACGGCACAAGAAGTGGACATGGAGACGACACAAGAAGTGagtaaggaaaggacacaagaaGTGGGCATGGAGACTACACAAGAAGTGGGCATGGAGACGACACAAGAAGTGGCTGTTGAAACAACACAAGCAGTGGGTGTAGAAACAACACAAGAAGTTGTCATTGAAACGACACAAGAAGTGGCTGTTGAAACGACACAAGAAGTGGCTGTTGAAACAACAGAAGAAGTTTCCATTAACACGAGAGAAGAAGTTGCCATTAAAACGACACAAGAAGTGGCTGTTGAAACAACAAAAGAAGTGGTCATGGAAAATGTCCAGGGTGTGACCAACATAGATGCTGCAGCTGAACCAAAGACGCCTGCTTTGCACCTCAAGCTTGAGCAAGCAGCAGATACAAAGGCTCCTGGGATACACCTCAAGTTTGAGCAAGCAGCAGATCATCCAGCCAGTTCATTCAAGACTCCAAGCACCGGGATAAAG AGATCCATAGTTCAGGAGTGCATGAATTTTCTCAACAGCGCTAACAA GGAGCAATTAAAGAGCTTGAAG GGCATCGGAGAGAAAAGAGCCAATTACATAATTAAGCTTCGCGAGCATTCGCCGGAGCTGTTCAAAGGG ATAGACGATCTCAGGGATGTGATTGGGATGAACAAAAGGGAG ATAAATAATATGATGTCGGGGATCATCACCGACAGCCCCTAA